A single window of Pieris rapae chromosome 4, ilPieRapa1.1, whole genome shotgun sequence DNA harbors:
- the LOC110992950 gene encoding zinc finger protein 436 isoform X2, whose product MSSNEEMFLVIIGDEDYQVPDDLKEVVEQSDSNMEIGEIIEEQQIEEEPCTYEIQVENEDDLNGEENVNEEGYNFDGDVVDEGVIVEEPGYEEPEKTDGVNGDIINERIILDQPYEVELEEMKEDENNSTNNQEIIIEGLDENSILQLQNGELQLEDGDGQHYLIQEENGQYVLQESSKYNIVEINGEQVLVQEVEETDEHTNKNNSNVQYVIQQDTQGSSDDEFARPKRKQERPPRPHQVSSYVQELKETYPELNDEERLISTLAEIMRTIKPPPLPDNFCVMNGIMFECNSCGKFFNSMPEAARHFQYYHGERYLICFACGADFRNPTNLYKHEKGCTMYPDIISVLKARSRHLSSKGRNRPYFSKSHEIRIENNRFLCSQCPASFGTRSGLDAHEHEHAGDRPYLCAFCVCAYTSPSALSRHMRKHRGEMLVCEQCGKRLSTRNALDAHMLTHQPALRRYLCPECPKRFSQKSSLQLHLERLHRDLPPPCACQLCPARYPRMSQLRQHMKEVHGMLLMTQKPGDRPSVSSETFLSLEP is encoded by the exons ATGAGTTCAAATGAAGAAATGTTTCTTGTTATTATTGGTGATGAAGACTATCAGGTGCCTGATGATTTAAAAGAAGTCGTAGAACAAAGTGATTCAAATATGGAGATAGGTGAAATTATAGAAGAACAACAGATTGAAGAAGAACCATGCACCTATGAAATTCAAGTAGAAAATGAAGATGACTTAAATGGTGaagaaaatgtaaatgaaGAAGGATACAATTTTGATGGAGATGTTGTTGACGAAGGAGTAATCGTAGAGGAGCCAGGTTATGAAGAGCCAGAAAAGACAGATGGTGTCAATGGTGACATAATAAACGAAAGGATAATACTAGACCAACCTTATGAAGTTGAACTAGAAGAAATGAAAGAAGATGAAAATAATTCAACAAATAatcaagaaataattattgaaggtTTGGATGAAAATAGCATACTTCAGCTGCAAAATGGAGAACTACAATTAGAGGATGGAGACGGGCAGCACTATTTAATACAAGAAGAGAATGGACAGTATGTCCTTCAAGAATCATCTAAGTACAATATAGTTGAGATAAATGGTGAACAAGTGTTAGTGCAAGAAGTTGAAGAGACAGATGAACAtaccaataaaaacaattcaaatgTTCAATATGTTATACAACAAGATACCCAAGGATCAAGCGATGATGAGTTTGCTAGACCAAAAAGGAAACAAGAAAGACCACCGAGGCCACATCAGGTTTCTTCATATGTGCAAGAGTTGAAAGAAACCTACCCAGAGTTGAATGATGAAGAAAGATTGATTTCAACTTTAGCAGAAATTATGAGAACAATAAAACCACCACCTCTTCCTGATAATTTTTGTGTCATGAATGGCATTATGTTTGA gTGCAATTCTTGTGGCAAGTTCTTTAACAGTATGCCAGAGGCTGCTCGTCATTTTCAATACTATCATGGCGAGCGATATCTCATATGTTTTGCATGTGGAGCAGATTTTAGAAA CCCGACAAACTTATATAAACATGAGAAAGGTTGCACCATGTATCCCGACATCATCTCAGTTTTGAAGGCGCGCTCCAGACATCTTAGTAGCAAAGGACGTAATCGGCCCTACTTTTCTAAATCACATGAAATCAGAATTGAAAATAACAG ATTCCTGTGCAGCCAGTGCCCTGCATCATTCGGTACTCGGTCAGGCCTAGACGCGCATGAGCACGAGCACGCGGGAGACAGGCCGTACCTTTGCGCCTTCTGCGTCTGCGCATACACTTCGCCTTCTGCTCTGTCG CGTCACATGCGCAAACACCGCGGCGAGATGTTAGTGTGTGAGCAATGCGGAAAGCGACTCAGTACTAGGAACGCCCTTGACGCACACATGTTGACGCACCAAC CTGCCCTGCGAAGATACCTATGCCCGGAGTGCCCGAAGCGTTTCTCGCAGAAGAGCAGTCTCCAGCTGCATCTTGAACGCCTTCACCGTGACTTGCCCCCACCATGCGCCTGTCAACTGTGTCCGGCCAG